The candidate division KSB1 bacterium nucleotide sequence TGCCTTTTGCCAGTATCTTGCCTTCCACGTGCCCGCCGATCACCGCATTGGCAACATTGATCTCCCCTTTGATCTCTCCATCTTTACCCACCACCAGCGACTCGGTAGCGGACACATTGCCATTGATACGGCCATCCACCCGCAGGCTATTCACGACGGACACCGAACCTTCTATCACAGTGCCCCTACCAATGATGGTGCTCAATTCCCCAGCTCTTCCCACCTCTGCGACATCCTTCTTCCACGACATGCACACCTCGTTCCGTTAGACATGCTATCGCCAGGCGGTGTCCCATCAATCCTTCAGGGCAAGAATATAGACTTGGGGATCCACCGCCACCCCATCTTTCCACACTTCGAAATGAAGATGCGGGCCGGAGCTTTCCCCGGAGCTCCCCAATAAGGCGATGTGGTCGCCCTTCCGGACAAAGTCACGGGAAGATACCAGCAACTGCCGCGCATGGCCGTACAGCGTGAAAAAGCCGTTCCCATGGTAAAGAAGCACCATGTTGCCCAGGTCATGGCTCCATCCGGCAAAGACCACGATCCCGTCGCCTGCTGCCCTGATTGGCGTGCCACTGTCCGCCACCAGGTCGACGCCCGGGTGGATCTTGCCTTTCTCGTCCGCCGTCGCGTTGAAGCGGGCGCTCAGATAGCCGTGGACCGGCAGGAGAGTAGGCAGACTCCGCGCATAGTCCTGCGCCCTATTGTCGGAATCCTCAACGAAGGCCATGGTGCGGTCATCGGACTGGCTACGGGGCGGATACTCGGGCCCACCAGTGGCCGCCTCCGCCACTTCCGACCGCCTACCGAGACGCGTCAGCGATTCGCTGCGCCGGCGGCTGGTCTCCACGCCGATGCCCAAGGCTGCTCTGATCTTGTTGTGTGAATCCTCCAGCGCGGCCAGCTCCTTGCTCATCTGCTCGATGCGCACGGTGCTCTCTCTCAACTCCTGGTTGACCGCGATCAGCTTCTGATTCTCCTGGTGCACCACCGCATAGCGCCAGTAGGCACCAAATCCCAGGAGAATATGTAGACCGAGCAGTACGCCGCCGACCTTGAGCCATTGCACCCGGCGGTTGCTGAGGGTGAAGGTAATTGGC carries:
- a CDS encoding polymer-forming cytoskeletal protein; its protein translation is MSWKKDVAEVGRAGELSTIIGRGTVIEGSVSVVNSLRVDGRINGNVSATESLVVGKDGEIKGEINVANAVIGGHVEGKILAKGKVVLEAKAYFRGELRTSKLVIDEGAFFDGSCHMAEQPRDRKQAARHGAEGEVVPVPAS
- a CDS encoding M23 family metallopeptidase, whose translation is MIKHKRHKRSVSVLIVPDDKGEPITFTLSNRRVQWLKVGGVLLGLHILLGFGAYWRYAVVHQENQKLIAVNQELRESTVRIEQMSKELAALEDSHNKIRAALGIGVETSRRRSESLTRLGRRSEVAEAATGGPEYPPRSQSDDRTMAFVEDSDNRAQDYARSLPTLLPVHGYLSARFNATADEKGKIHPGVDLVADSGTPIRAAGDGIVVFAGWSHDLGNMVLLYHGNGFFTLYGHARQLLVSSRDFVRKGDHIALLGSSGESSGPHLHFEVWKDGVAVDPQVYILALKD